From Microcebus murinus isolate Inina chromosome 13, M.murinus_Inina_mat1.0, whole genome shotgun sequence, the proteins below share one genomic window:
- the LOC105864204 gene encoding protein FRG2-like-2: MGLGTEDQEPQSPSSQCQTGQPPFKQISFPERDSDEEKKPFEEVGKALAAHSSENHKTQGQESEPNPNEGENSNETKPKARNGTAKPESEASSGARNSRKRKISCKDSCQDRAGNCLEDEHSLTLGKKPKTSAAVHSNEMEDTHNAKHREHPKAHTEHNKWPRSRFSRDHPPPLRKSLVDSLRAMSEAVYQDLAQVWAQQVHSPLTWEQLSELTQLQGPLCTMVQTFYAMATQAAYVFPAEDWLTPATLPGPGGPALDGEAHSSS, translated from the exons ATGGGATTGGGCACTGAAGACCAAGAACCCCAAAGCCCCTCCAGCCAATGCCAAACTGGTCAACCGCCTTTCAAACAGATTTCCTTTCCAGAAAGAGACTCAGATGAGGAGAAGAAACCATTTGAAGAAGTAGGCAAGGCACTCGCTGCCCATTCCAGTGAGAACCACAAAACCCAGGGACAAG AATCAGAGCCCAATCCAAATGAGGGCGAGAATTCCAATGAAACTAAGCCCAAAGCCAGAAATGGTACTGCTAAACCAG AATCAGAGGCTAGTTCAGGCGCAAGAAACTCCAGGAAGAGGAAAATCAGTTGCAAGGACAGCTGCCAAGACAGAGCAg GGAACTGTCTAGAAGATGAGCACAGCTTGACTTTGGGAAAGAAACCAAAGACCTCTGCTGCCGTACATAGCAATGAAATGGAGGACACTCACAATGCCAAGCACAGGGAACACCCGAAGGCCCACACTGAGCATAACAAGTGGCCCAGATCTCGTTTCTCAAGAGACCACCCACCACCACTTCGGAAAAGTCTGGTGGATTCCCTGCGTGCTATGTCTGAGGCCGTTTATCAAGACCTAGCCCAGGTGTGGGCACAGCAGGTACATTCTCCACTGACCTGGGAGCAGCTCTCTGAGCTCACCCAGCTCCAGGGGCCTCTGTGCACCATGGTGCAGACCTTCTATGCCATGGCCACCCAGGCAGCCTATGTCTTCCCTGCTGAGGACTGGCTGACTCCAGCCACACTGCCTGGTCCTGGGGGTCCAGCCCTGGATGGAGAAGCTCACAGCTCCTCCTAG